One window of Geoalkalibacter sp. genomic DNA carries:
- the pyrR gene encoding bifunctional pyr operon transcriptional regulator/uracil phosphoribosyltransferase PyrR: protein MAKAATIILDQAGVGRALTRIAHEILERNKGIGDVVLIGIRTGGDHLAAMLQERIAQIEGEKIPLGILDITMYRDDIGSRFDLTIGKTDIPFPLDGKNVVLVDDVLYTGRTIRAAMDSLMDLGRPRSIQLAVLIDRGHRELPIRPDFVGRNVPTARDELIETEFNDKNQAVEVRLVKK from the coding sequence ATGGCCAAAGCCGCAACCATCATTCTGGATCAGGCCGGGGTCGGTCGCGCCCTGACCCGCATCGCCCACGAAATTCTCGAACGCAACAAGGGCATCGGCGACGTGGTGCTGATCGGCATCCGCACCGGCGGCGATCACCTGGCCGCCATGCTGCAGGAGCGCATCGCGCAGATCGAAGGTGAGAAGATTCCCCTGGGCATTCTCGACATCACCATGTATCGCGACGACATCGGCAGCCGCTTCGATCTGACCATCGGCAAGACCGACATTCCCTTTCCCCTGGACGGCAAGAACGTGGTGCTGGTGGATGACGTGCTTTACACCGGCCGCACCATCCGCGCCGCCATGGATTCGCTCATGGATCTGGGGCGCCCGAGGAGTATTCAACTGGCGGTGCTCATCGACCGCGGGCATCGCGAGCTGCCGATCCGCCCCGACTTTGTCGGTCGCAACGTGCCGACCGCGCGGGATGAATTGATCGAGACGGAATTCAACGACAAGAATCAGGCCGTCGAAGTTCGACTGGTCAAGAAATAG